TGCTGACGCCCTTGAGCGCCCCGCCCTTCGCGACGTGCGTGACCAGGTCGCCGCCGAGGACGGGCAGACCGGCGTAGGTGCGCTCGTAGCGGGTGTGGACGGTGCCGTCGGCGTCCTTGACGACATCGCGGGCGACCAGCGCCTCCTGGGCGCCGAGCCCGAGCTCGTCGGCGGTGGAACCCGCCGCGTCCTGCGCCGACTTGAGGGCGGCGGCGCGGGCCGGGGCGCTGAGGGGAAGGGCGGTGGCGCCGTTGACGGACTCGGGGGCCGCGGTGGCGGCACCGTTCTGAAGCGCGAGCACGACCATGGCCGCCGAGCCGATCAGGGCGGCGGCACGCAGACGGGTCGTACGGGAGATACGGGACTGCTGTCTCACTCGGTCTCCTTCGGGCCGGCCTCAGGGTTGGCGAGGCACAGGCAAGGCACAGGTGGGGCACAGAGGTGCGGCGAGCGAGGAGAGGGTGACATCCGAACCGGCCCGTTTGACAGGCCGCCGTCAAGACTTTACGTGTTCTTGTCCGAAAGTCAGTTTTCACAATCCGCTATGCGGACGTGTGAGGCATGGTCAACTCCTCGCTTGTTAAGCGGAGTTGGCGGCGAATCCGTCACTCGGCCCCGTCCAGCAGGCGGGCGAGGTCCGGCGGCCACAGGGCGTCCGGCGTGGCGCGCAGTTCCTCCCGTGGCCACCAGCGCCAGGCGAGGATGCCGTCCTCGGCGTGGGCGGCGGCGAGATGCGGGCCGACCGGCTCGCGGCGCGGACCGTGGGCGACGTAGATGTGCTCGTCCTGGTGAACGGGCCCGACCGCATGGGTGAAGTCGTGTTCCCAGGTGCACAGCAGCGGGCCGGGCTCCAGATCCGTCCAGCCCGTCTCCTCGCGCAGCTCCCGCAGGGCGCCCTCCCGCGGCGTCTCGTCCGCCTCAAGGCCCCCGCCGGGCGGCGCCCAGTGGAGGCCGACCTCGACGTTGTCGTACCGGAAGAGGAAGACGGCCCCTTCCGGATCGAGTACGGCGACCCGGGCGGCGTGCCGGGGCAGGCGCAGCGACTTGCGCAGAACGGCACACGGCCGGCCGAGTTGAAGGTCGGTGCGGTGGTCGACGACCTCGTAGCCGAGGGCGGTCCAGAAGGCGAGGCCGCGGGGGTTGTTGTCGAGGACGGCCAGCCGCAGAGCGGTACGCCCGGCGGAGCGGAACCGTTCCTCGACAAGCCCCGCGACCCGCTTGCCGACCCCCTTGCGATGCGCCGCCGCGTCGACCATCAGCAGCCCGATCCACGGGTCGGGATCGTCGGGATCGGGATGGTGCGCGAGCGTGATCACGATCCCCACCACCCGCCCCTCGCCACGGGCCAGCAGCACCTCCACACCGGGATGGGCCAGCTCCTCGGCCAGCGCGGCGGCCACCTGCTCCGGACGGATGTCGTACGGGTCGGGGAAGTCGCCGCTGAGGGCGTGGAACTGGTGATTGGAGGCGTAAAGCGCGGTGAGTTCGGTGAGGACGGGGGCCGGGATGTCGTGATCGGCCGTCAGAGGCAGGGGTTCGAGGCGCACGCGGGGACGCTACCGCCCCCGAACGCCGAAGACCCCCGGCCGAAGCCGGGGGTCTTCGCGCGATCCCGCGTTTGTCAGACGCTGACGCCGAAGTCCTGGGCGATGCCGACCAGGCCCGAGGCGTAGCCCTGGCCGACGGCGCGGAACTTCCACTCGGCGCCGTTGCGGTACAGCTCGCCGAAGACCATCGCCGTCTCCGTCGCCGCGTCCTCGGACAGGTCGTAGCGCGCGATCTCGGCGCCGCCGGCCTGGTTGACGATGCGGATGTAGGCGTTGCGGACCTGGCCGAAGTTCTGCGAGCGGTTCTCCGCGTCGTAGATCGAGACCGGGAAGACGATCTTGTCGATGTCGGCCGGGAGACCGGCCAGGTTGACGTTGATCGCCTCGTCGTCGCCGGCGCCCTCACCCGTGCGGTTGTCACCGGTGTGGACGATGGTCTGGTCCGGGGTCTGCTTGTTGTTGAAGAACACGAAGTGGCCGTCCGAATAGACCTTGCCCTGCGTGTTGACCGCGATCGCGGAGGCGTCGAGGTCGAAGTCCGTGCCGGTGGTGGTGCGGACGTCCCAGCCGAGGCCCACGGTGACGGCGGTCAGGCCCGGAGCCTCCTTGGTGAGCGAGACGTTGCCACCCTTGGACAGGCTTACAGCCATGGTTGGGAGTCCTTTCCCTCGTTTATGTACTGCCTGAAGCTACATCTACCCGTATGAACGCCGAGAGGGGTACCGAAGGTTCCAGGTGTCTTTACTTTCTTTACCGAACAGACGGTGAACGATATTCGCGTGACGTGTGCCGGTCATCCGGGGGACCATGGACGGCATGTCCGGTCCCCACGTCATCCGCGGCTCCGTCTCGCTTCCCGAGGCCGAGCTCCAGTGGCGTTTCTCGCGCTCGTCCGGACCCGGCGGGCAGCACGTCAACACCAGCGACTCCCAGGTGGAGCTCCGCTTCGACCTCGCCAACACCGACGCCCTGCCCGAGGTCTGGAAGGCCCGCGCCCTCGAACGGCTGGCGTCCCGCCTGGTGGACGGCGTCATCACCGTCCGCTCCTCCGAACACCGCTCCCAGTGGCGCAACCGCGAGACAGCCGCGGTACGCCTCGCGGCGCTCCTCGCCGAAGCGACCGCCCCGCCCCCCAAGCCCCGCAAGCCGACCCGCATCCCGCGAGGCATCAACGAACGCCGCCTACGCGAGAAGAAGCAGCGCGCGGAGACGAAGCGAGGCAGAACGGGCAGAGACTGGGGCTGACCGAGGACGCCCGGCCGCGGCCACGTCGTGGCCGCTCGCGCGGTTCCCCGCGCCCCTGGGCGGCACGACGCCGCAGCGCGTCATCACGGGCGCCTCTTCATAGGTGACCGATTCCGCGCCGTTCCGAGGACGGACACCCCCCGGCGCGGCCCCGACCCACAACGCACCCGCACGCTTGCTGTCACACAGTCGCCCCGTCATCCGTCAACACCCTGACGGAAAGGTGTGACAGATGACCGACAACGACTTCCTCGCCCACCGCTTCGAGACCCACCGCCCCCGTCTCAGGGCCGTGGCGCACCGGATGCTCGGATCGTCCTCCGAGGCGGAGGACGCCGTACAGGAAGCCTGGTTCCGGCTGAACCGCACCGGCGCCGACGACATAGACAACCTGGCCGGCTGGCTGACCACGGTCGTCGGCCGGGTCTGCCTCGACATGCTCCGCACCCGCACCTCACGCGCCGAACAGCCCCTGGAACCCGACGACGTCCCCCTCCCACCCGCCGAGACCGCCGAGACCGCCGACCCCGAACAGGACGCCCTGCTCGCCGACTCGGTCGGGGTCGCCCTGCTCGTCGTACTCGACACCCTGACGCCCGCCGAACGCCTGGCGTTCGTGCTGCACGACCTGTTCGCCGTGCCCTTCGAGGAGGTCGGCGAGGTCGTCGGCCGTACCCCCGCCGCCGCCCGCCAGCTGGCCAGCCGCGCCCGCCGCCGCGTGCAGGGTGCGCCCGCGCCCGACGCCGACGAGGTGCGCCGACGCCAACGCGAGGTCGTCGACGCGTTCCTGGCCGCCGCGCGCGACGGCGACTTCGAGGCCCTGGTCGACGTACTCGACCCGGACGTGGTCGCGCGCACCGAGGCCGGGGTCACGGCCGGCGCCCTCGCGGTGGCGAAGGGCGCGACGAGCTTCGCGGCGGTCGCCCGGATCGCGAGGCCCGCCCTGGTGAACGGCCGCACCGGGCTCGCGGTGCTGATCGACGGAAGGGTGGAGCGGACGCTGGCGTTCACGTTCGTACAGGAGCGGATCGCGGTGATCGACATCGTGACGGAGCACGCGCGCGTGGCGGACAGCGAGGTGGAGATCCTCTAGCCCAGCCCCAGCACCCCCACCGTTTCCCCCTCCACCGTCTCCCCGTTCGTCCGGAATCCCAGCCCGAGGTAGAAGTTCTCCGGCCCGTGCTCCCCCGGATGCCAGGTGACGTACAGCTCCGTGCCGCCCCGGCGCCGGATCTCCGCCGCCACCGACTCCACCGCGAACCGCCCGTACCCCCGCCCCTGCGCGCCCGCGTCGATGTTCAGCCGCCACAGTCCGGAGCGGATGAGGGTGCCGTCGTCGGCCCAGTCGATGTCGAAGAAGGCCATCAGGAAGCCGACCGGCCGGTCGCCGTCGACGATCAGGCGGGGCCAGGCGGTGCCGGGATGGACGTACGCCTCGGCGAGGGACTTCACCACCGGGGAGACCGCGAATTCCTGCTCGGGACGGACGCGAATGGCGAGGGCGGCGTCGATATTGCGGGGGGTTATTTCTTCGAGGCGGAGGCCGGGCGTGATCATGCGCGGCACCTTAGACGGCGCCGTCCCCGAGGCACACGCGAATTACCGTCAACCCAGCTGCCGATACCGCCCCTTGAAGTACGCCAGCGGCCCCCCGTCCGCGCTCGGCACGCGCGCGGTGAGCACCCGGCCGATGACGAGCGTGTGGTCCCCGGCCCGCACGCGCTGCTCCGTCCGGCACTCAAGGGTCGCCAGCGCTCCACCCACCAGCGCTGCCCCGGTGGCCGCGCCGCGGACGTAGGGGATGTCCTCGAAGAGGAGCCGGTCGCTGAGCCGGCCCTTCATCGCGAAGCGCCCCGCGATGTGCCGCTGGCTCTCGGCCAGGACGGAGACGGCCCACAGGGGCTGCTCGTCGAGGAGGTCGTCCATGCGGGAGCCTTCACGCAGGCTGACCAGCACCAGCGGCGGGTCGAGGGAGACCGACATGAACGCGGTGGCCGTCATGCCGACGTCCTCGCCCTTGGGTCCGTCAGGGTCGAGCGGCGGCTCGAAGGCGGTCACCAGGACCACGCCCGAGGCCAGCCGGGACATGGCGGCGCGGAACTCGTCGTTGCTCACCCCCTCAGGATGCCCGGAGGGAAGGACGGTGGCGGTGGGGGCTGTGTTCGGCACGTCGGGAACGCTAGTGTCCGCCCGGTGCTCGCCGCATCGGACCTCAGCCCGAACTCGGACCTAGGACCCGCGACCGATCGCCGTGTATGCACTCCGCACATGCCCACAAAGTTTGCGTTCAGTAAACGCACAGCGAAAACGCAGAAACACCACTCAATTGTTCATCTTTAGCTGTGACTTGAGTCACAAGGGGCATTAATTGTTGACCCTGTGTACCGAGTGAGCAGCGCGCTGTGATTCAGTGGCGGGGAAGCTGCCAGAACGATACGCCGATGAGAACCCTTGATTCGCTGCGAGGTCTCGGGGGGAGGGCGAGCATGGAGACCGAGTCGGAGCCCTACGTCCGCCTTGCGACCCTGCGGCAACTGCACCAGGTCATGGCGGACATGAACACCGCCCGGTCTCTTGCGGACACCCTTCAGACAGTCGCCGACGGCGTCGTCACCGGCCTCGGCTACGAGCTGGCGTGTGTCAACCTCGTCCGCCCCGACGGCGACCTCGTCGTCGCCGCCTTCGCGGGCAACCCGGCCGCCGAGGCGCTGATCACCGGCAGGGTCGGCTCCCGCGAGTCCTGGGAGCGCCGGCTGAGCATGGGCGAGACCTGGGGCGACCTGGTCTTCATCCCGCACACCGAGGGCTGGGTCCTCGACGACGACGACGTACCGCAGTGGTACACCGACGGCCCAGCGCCCCGCTTCGAGGACGAGTGGCACCCCTCCGACCGGCTCTTCGCGCCCATGTTCACGCCGGGCGTGCAGGGCGGCGCGTGCGGCGAGCTGATCGGCGTGCTGTCGGTGGACCGGCCGCGCAACGGACGCAGGCCCGGCGCATGGGGTCGCGAAGCGCTCCAGATGTACGCGTTCCAGGCCGCGATCGCGATCAGCAACGCGCGTCTGAGGGCCAACATGCAGCGCGCACTGGTCAGACTCGAACGGGAGCAGCAGGCGCTGCGCGCGAGCGAGGAAAGCTTCCGGCAGGCCTTCGAGTACGCCCCCTCCGGCATGGCCATCGCCGAGATGGGCGGCGACCAGCACGGCCGCATCCTGCGCACCAATGACGCCCTGTGCCGCCTCCTGGGCCGCCCCGCCTCCGCGATGCGCCGCTACGCCTTCTCCGACCTCGTCCACCCCGAGGACATAGGGACCCTGCTGCGGACCTCGGCGGAGGGCGGACGCGCGGAGCTGCGCCTCGGCCGCCGCGACGGCACGTACGTGTGGGTCAGTCTCCGCAACTCCGTCGTCGCCGACGCCGCGGACGGCCCCCGGTTTCTCCTCACCCACGTCGAGGACATAGAGGACCGCAAGCGCCGCGAGCTCCAGCTCGCCCACCGCGCCTCGCACGACTCCCTCACCGGCCTGCCGAACTCCGCCGAACTGCGTGCCCGTCTCTCCTCCCGCCTCTGTCAGCGCCCCGCGCACCCCGGCGCCCTGGAGTCCCTGGACGCGGCCTACGGCCACCCCGCCTTCGACGCGCACGGCCATGGCTTCGACTTCCGGCCCGGCGTCGAGTCCTTCGACGCCTACGACCACCATGTGCACACCGCCGCCCCCGAGGGGGAGCACGACGACGGCACCAAGGGGCTCGCGGTCCTCTTCTGCGACCTCGACGGCTTCAAGTCGATCAACGACCGGTTCGGGCACAACGCCGGTGACGCGGTTCTCATCGAGGTCGCCCGCCGGCTGACCCGGCAGGTCCGCGACGGTGACACCGTCGCCCGGCTCGGCGGCGACGAGTTCGTCATCCTCGCCGACGGCCTCGGCCGCGCCGACGCCGCCGATCTCGCCGTACGCCTGCGCAACGAGATCATCCAGCCCATCCGCGCCGAGGGCCGGGCCGTGCGCGTGGGCGCCAGCTTCGGCATCGGCTGGGCGCACTGCGGCATGACCGCCGACGAGGTGCTGAAGTCCGCCGACGAGCGGATGTACGTAGAGAAACGATCTCGTCCCAAACAGCACCGGCGCGCGGGCTGAAGCCCAGGTCAGTGAGTTGATGCGATCCGAGTCACCCGTTTGGGGCAGCAGGAGCGGGTAGGCTCGCCATTCTGACTCCATGTATCGCATCCGCCCGCACCTGGTGAGGAGTACCAAGGGATGACGTCCGGCAACAACGGCGCCAGCACGCCCGAGGACGACGACCCGTTCGGCTACCTCTACGCCGACGGGCAGGCCAACGGAGCCCAGCCGCCGTCCGGTGGCTACGGCTACCCGAACACCGTCAACCGGGTGCGCCCCGTCGGACAGCGCCAGTACGGCCAGCAGCAGCCGACCGCGCCGTACGGACAGGTGCCGCAGCAGCAGGCCCAGCAGCAGGGGGCCTACGGCCAGCCGAACAACGCGCACTACGCCGCGCCCGAGACCTTCCCGGGCGGCGCTCCCACCACCCAGCAGCAGCCGTACGGCGGCAACGGCGGCGGCCGGGGCCGCGGCCCCAACACCAAGGGGCTGCTGATCGGCGCCATCGCGGTGGTCGCCGCGGTCGTCATCGGTATCGGCGTGGCCATGCTCGGCGGCGACGACGACAAGGACGGCGGCAGCGAGGCGTCCACCGCCCCGACCGCCCAGCAGAGCAGCAAGCCGAGCGCGTCGGCGAGCGGCAGCGCGGCGAGCGAGGACGACCTGCCGAAGATCGACGCGAAGGCGCTGTCGCTGAGCCCCGGCATCACCACCGCGACCGACGTCCAGGGCGCCAAGGCCGACGGCGGGATCTACCTCAACGGCTTCAACCAGGTCGGCTCCTCGGTGACCTGGAACGTCAGCGGCATCCCGAAGAGCGGCAAGTACACCCTGTACACGGGTTACAGCGTCCCCGGAAAGGACGCCACCGCGACCCTCACGATCAACGGCACGGCCTCCACGACCCCGGTCGGCATGGACAACTACGCCAAGGCCGCCGAGGGCGACTACGCCAAGGGCTGGACGCAGACCTACAACTGGGTCCAGCTCAACAAGGGCAGCAACACCATCAAGATCTCCTGCGAGCAGGGCAACCAGTGCGACGCCCTCCTCGACCAGCTGTGGCTGGTGAACGGCTGGGTCGACTCCTAGTCCCTACGCCGCGTTGACCCCGCCGGTCACCGTGATCCGCCCCAGCAGCTCCTCGTAGACCCCCTGGTCGAACTCGCCCGCCACCGGCGCCGCGACCGTCGCCGCCGACAGGGCGACCGCGCGGGCCAGCCGGTCGGGCCAGGGCAGATGTTCCACCAGCCCCGACAGCAGGCCCGCGACCGCCGAGTCGCCGGCGCCCGTCGGGTTGCCGTGGAGGCGGGCCGGCGCGGTGGCGCGCCAGCGGCCCTCGGGGGCGGCGGCGAGCAGGCCGTCGGTGCCGAGCGAGGCGACGACCGCGCGGGCGCCCCGACGGCGGGCGTCCTGGGTGGCCCGCTGTGGCTCGTGGGAGCCGGTCAGCTCGGCCAGTTCGTCGGCGTTCGGCTTGATGAGGTCCGGGCGGGCGGCGACCCCGCGGCGCAGCGGCTCCCCGCTGGTGTCCAACAACACCGGTACTCCGGCCGCCCTCGCGGTGCGGACCAGCCCGGCGTACGCGCCCACCGGCACCCCCGGCGGCAGGCTGCCGCACAGGGCCACCGCGTCGGCCGACGCGAGGAGATCCTCGTACGCCTCCTGGAAGGCCGACCACTCCGGCGGGGTGACCACCGGGCCCGGCTCGTTGAGCTGGGTGGTGTCGCCGGTCCGCTCGTCGACGACGGCGATGGTGCGGCGGGTGGCGCCGGAGACCGGGAGCAGCGCGTCGGTCACGCCGGGAGCACTCGTCAGCTGGTCCTGGATCACGCGGCCGGTCGCGCCGCCGGTGAAGCCGGTGACCGTCACCTCGTGGCCGAGGGCCGCGAGCACGCGGGCCACGTTCAGACCCTTGCCGCCGGGGCGTTCGGTGACCTCGGAGACCCGGTGGGAGGCGTGCGGCCGCAGGGCCCGTACACGGTAGGTGATGTCGAGAGCGGTGTTCAGCGTGACCGTGAGGATCACCTGGGCCGACCTCCCCCGAAGACGTTGCTGAGCCGTTTGGTGGGGTGATCATGCCAAACGGACGGCGGTCGGCCCAGTCTCCCAGGCCAACCGCCGCCCTCAACAGATGGACAGATCAGCCCAGTTGGGGATCGACCACCCATTCACCCCGGCGCATCACGCCCTTGAGCTCGAAGTCGGCGTCGAGCAGGACGAGGTCGGCGTACCGGCCGGGTTCGAGGGAGCCGACGCGGTCGGCCATGCCCAGCAGCCGGGCCGGGTTGGCCGACAGCGCCGCGACGGCGTCCTCCACCGGCAGCCTGTCGATGGTCACCGCGCGCTTGAAGGCCCGGTCCAGGGTCAGCGTCGACCCCGCGATCGAACCGCCCTCCACCAGCCGGGCCACGCCCTCGCTGACCTCGACCTCCAGCGGGCCCAGCATGTAGCGGCCGTCGCCGAAGCCGGCCGCGTCCATCGCGTCCGTGATGAACGCGACCCGGTCCGCGCCCTTGTGATGGAACGCCAGCTGGAGGGCGGCCGGGTGCAGATGCGTGCCGTCGTTGATGAGCTCGACCGTGATCCGCTCGTCCTCCAGGAGGGCGGCGATCGGGCCCGGGGCGCGGTGGCCGAGGGCGGGCATCGCGTTGAAGAGGTGGGTGGCGACGGTGGCGCCCGCGTCGATGGCCTCCACCGTCTGCTCGTACGTCGCGTCGGTGTGGCCGATCGCCGCGATGACGCCGTGCTCGGCGAGGAGCCGTACGGAGTCGATGCCGCCGGGGAGCTCGGTGGCGAGCGTGACCATCCTGGCCTGGCCGCGCGCCGCGTCGATCAGCTTGCGGACCTCGGCGGGGTCCGGGTCGCGCAGCAGCTCCTCGGAGTGCGCGCCCTTGCGGCACGGGGAGATGAACGGGCCCTCGAAGTGGATGCCGGCGATGTCGCCCTGCTCGGCGAGCTCGCTCAGCAGGCCGGCGCGCTGGGCGAGGAAGTCCATGTCGCCGGTGACGGTGGAGGCGACGAGGGTGGTGGTGCCGTGCACGCGGTGCGTGTGGATGCCGTGGAGTACGTCTTCTGTGGTGCCGGAGGTGAAGCTGGCTCCGCCGCCGCCGTGGTTGTGGATGTCCACGAACCCCGGGATGAGCCAGTGGCCGGATACGTCGGTGACCTGGGCGTTCTCTGGTGCGCTTCCGGCGATGTGGGTGCCGTTGATGATCACTCGGCCGCTTTGGACGGTTCCTGTGGGGAGGACGACCGTTGCGCCGGAGAGGATGAGGGGGGCGCTGTTCGATGCGGGGTGCGGGTGCGTTGTGGCTGGTCGCGCAGTTCCCCGCGCCCCTTGCGGCGTTGCCATCAGGGGGTTTCCTCCTTGAGGTCGGTTGTGTCGAGGAGGTCCCAGGCCAGCAGGCCCGCGCCCAGGCAACCCGCCGTGTCGCCGAGGGCCGCCGGGACGATCGTCGGCAGCTTCTGGAAGGTGATCCGCTGTTGGACGGCATCCCTCAGTGGTGTGAACAAGGTTTCCCCCGCCTCCGCCAGGCCGCCACCGATGATCAGGGTGCTGGGGTCCAGGAGGGTGAGGGCGGTGACCAGGCCGTCGGCGAGGGCGTCGATGGCGTGCTGCCAGACGGCCTGAGCCCGGGGGTCGCCGGACTCGACGGCTTTCGCGCAGTCGGCCGCGTCGGCCGAGGGGTCCCCGCAAGCGGCGGCCCATGCCTGGCTGACCGCCGCCGCGGAGGCGTACCGCTCCAGGCAGCCGGCCTGACCGCACGGACAGGCGGCCCCGCCCGGGCGTACGACGATGTGGCCGATCTCGCCCGCGAAGCCGTGGGCGCCCGCCTCCACCCGGCCGCCGATGCCGATGGCGCCCGCGATGCCGGTGCCGAGGGGGACGAAGAAGAAGCGGTCCGCGCCCTGGCCGGCGCCGAGCCGGCCCTCGGCGAGGCCGCCGGTGCGGACGTCGTGGCCGAGGGCGACGGGGACTGCGAGTCGCTCGGTGAGCAGCGCGCGCAGCGGGACGTCGCGCCAGCCGAGGTTGGCGGCGTAGCGGGCGACGCCCTGGTCGGCGTCGACGATGCCGGGGACGGCGACGCCGGCGGCGGACGCGGGCTCGCCGAGGTGCTCGGCGCCGTACGCGTGCAGCTCGGCGGCGAAGTCGAGGATGCCCTCGACGACCGCGTCGGGGCCGCGCTCCCGGCCGGTGGCGCGGCGGGCCTGGTGGAGCAGCTCGCCGGAGGCGCCGACGAGGGCGGCCTTCATTCCGGTGCCGCCCACATCGAGGGCGATGACATGTCTCACGGGGGTAGTGTGGCCCGCCGACCCGGGAGAGGTCTAGTCCACTCACGTGGTGTAGACCTTATGTCTGACCTTTCGAAAGTTTCGGAGGTTCCAGTGGCGATGACGACGATGTGGGGCTCGGCAGTGCGGCGGGGTAGGACAGGAACGATCGCGGTGGTGTCCGCGCTGGGCATGACGGCGGTTCTCGGCGGCTGCGGCCTCGGCGACGACTCGGGGGACGTGACCCTGCGACTGGTCGCCGCGGACTACGGGAACAGCAAGGCGAACAGCTCCCAGAAGTACTGGGACGCGCTGGTGGCGGACTACGAGGCCGATCACCCCGGCGTCGAGGTCGACGTCAGCGTCTACTCCTGGAACGACGTCGACCGCGAGGTCAAGGACATGGTCGCGGACGGGAACGCGCCCGACATGGCGCAGATCGGCGCGTACGCCGACTACGCGGCCGACGGCCTGCTCTACTCCGCCGGCGAACTGCTCTCCATCTCCACCGAGGCCGACTTCGTCTCGCGGCTCGCCTCGGCGGGGGAGGTCGACTCGACGCAGTACGGCATGCCGTTCGCGGCCTCCACCCGGCTGCTCTTCTACAACAAGACCCTCTTCGCCAAGGCCGGGCTGACCCCGCCGAAGACCTGGGCGGAGCTCGCCGCGGACGCCGCCGCGCTGAAGGCGGCGGGCGTGAAGTACCCGTACGCCCTGCCCCTCGGCTCCGAGGAGGCGCAGGCCGAGACCATGCAGTGGCTGCTCAGCGGCGGGGGCGGCTACACCGAGGACATCGGCACCTACGGCATCGACTCGGCGGCGAACGTCGACACCCTGACCTGGCTCAGGGACGACCTCGTCGGCAAGGGGCTGACCGGGCCGGTCGCGCCGGGGAAGCTGAACCGGGCCGACGCGTTCGCCGCGTTCGCGGACGGCGAGGTCGGGATGCTGAACGGGCATCCCACGCTGATGAAGACCGCCGCGGCCAAGGGCGTGAAGTTCGGCATGGTCCCGATGCCCGGCGTCGACGGTCCGACCAAGTACTCCATGGGCGTCGCCGACTGGATGACGGCGTTCAAGCAGAACGGGCACGCCGAGCAGATCGGGGACTTCCTCGACTTCGTCTACGACGAGAAGAACGTGCTCGCCTTCTCCCGTGAGTACGACCTGCTGCCGGTCACCCTGTCGGCCTCCGAGGTCATGAGCACGGCGAAGGAGGACAAGCATCTGGAGCCCTTCCTGGCGGAACTCCCCGGCTCCGAGCTCTACCCCGTCGGCAAGACGTCCTGGGCGGACGTCAGCGCGGCCGTCAAGCAGCGGATCGGCGAGGCGGTGACGGCCGGGGGCAGTCCGTCGGAGGTCCTGGCCGGCATCCAGTCGAAGGCGCAGATGGCGGAGAGCGCGGAGTAGGGCTTGTCAGTGGCGGGGGCTACGGTCGCTGACATGAACGACCTGGCCCCCCGAGAACAGGCCATCCTCGCCCTCGAACGCCGCGGCTTCACCGGCCCCGGCGCGAAGGAGCGTGCGATACGCGAGGAACTGGGCCTGGCCCCGGTCCGCTACTACCAGCTCCTCAACGCGCTGCTGGACGACCCACGCGCCCTGGCCCACGACCCGGTCACGGTGAACCGCCTGCGCAGGGTGCGCGACGCACGCAGGTCGGAGAGGTGACGGAGGGACTGACCGACACGGACGCTTCTTTCAGCCCGTCCGGCGTTTGAGGACGAGGCCCTTTCGGGGCCGAAGCGGGGGTCTGGGGGCGGCAGCCCCCAGGGATGGGAACGGGTAGGGGCGGCGGGGGCGAGAAAAAGGCGTGCGATCCGGCGCCGTGGATATGGTCCCTCTATGGGCAGCCACAAGGACTCCACGGACGACTTCCCGCGCACGCCGGTGACCCAGGCCGGACGCGAAGGGCTCGCGGCGATGCTCGCGCGGCCCGGCAGGACGGTCGTCGCGCTCGACTTCGACGGGACGCTCGCGCCGATCGTGGCCGACCCGGAACAGGCCCGGGCCCACCCCGACGCCGTGTCCGCGCTCGCCGCCCTCGCCCCGAAGCTCGCCTCCGTGGCCGTCGTCACCGGTCGCCCCGCCGGTGTCGCCGTCCGCCTCGGCGGTTTCGCGGGCGTCCCCGGCCTCGAACACCTCGTCGTCCTCGGCCACTACGGCGCCGAGCGCTGGGACGCCGTCAGCGGCGAGGTCACCGCCCCCGCCCCGCACCCCGGCGTCGCCGCCGTCCGCGCCGAACTCCCCGGCTTCCTCGACGGCATCGGCGCCTGGCACGGCACCTGGATCGAGGAGAAGGGGCGGGCCGTCGCCGTCCACACCCGCCGGGCCGAGGACCCGCAGGCCGCCTTCGACGCACTGCGC
This DNA window, taken from Streptomyces sp. NBC_00663, encodes the following:
- the otsB gene encoding trehalose-phosphatase, producing the protein MGSHKDSTDDFPRTPVTQAGREGLAAMLARPGRTVVALDFDGTLAPIVADPEQARAHPDAVSALAALAPKLASVAVVTGRPAGVAVRLGGFAGVPGLEHLVVLGHYGAERWDAVSGEVTAPAPHPGVAAVRAELPGFLDGIGAWHGTWIEEKGRAVAVHTRRAEDPQAAFDALRGPLTDLATRHGLIVEPGRLVLELRPPGMDKGRALTEYVHELGAEAVLYAGDDLGDLPAFAAVDKLRSDGIPGLLVCSTGSEEVAELKERADLVVDGPAGLVRLLRRLAEELPGTSPGDQERNAAS
- a CDS encoding ROK family protein; translation: MRHVIALDVGGTGMKAALVGASGELLHQARRATGRERGPDAVVEGILDFAAELHAYGAEHLGEPASAAGVAVPGIVDADQGVARYAANLGWRDVPLRALLTERLAVPVALGHDVRTGGLAEGRLGAGQGADRFFFVPLGTGIAGAIGIGGRVEAGAHGFAGEIGHIVVRPGGAACPCGQAGCLERYASAAAVSQAWAAACGDPSADAADCAKAVESGDPRAQAVWQHAIDALADGLVTALTLLDPSTLIIGGGLAEAGETLFTPLRDAVQQRITFQKLPTIVPAALGDTAGCLGAGLLAWDLLDTTDLKEETP
- a CDS encoding CBM35 domain-containing protein; protein product: MTSGNNGASTPEDDDPFGYLYADGQANGAQPPSGGYGYPNTVNRVRPVGQRQYGQQQPTAPYGQVPQQQAQQQGAYGQPNNAHYAAPETFPGGAPTTQQQPYGGNGGGRGRGPNTKGLLIGAIAVVAAVVIGIGVAMLGGDDDKDGGSEASTAPTAQQSSKPSASASGSAASEDDLPKIDAKALSLSPGITTATDVQGAKADGGIYLNGFNQVGSSVTWNVSGIPKSGKYTLYTGYSVPGKDATATLTINGTASTTPVGMDNYAKAAEGDYAKGWTQTYNWVQLNKGSNTIKISCEQGNQCDALLDQLWLVNGWVDS
- a CDS encoding extracellular solute-binding protein; this encodes MWGSAVRRGRTGTIAVVSALGMTAVLGGCGLGDDSGDVTLRLVAADYGNSKANSSQKYWDALVADYEADHPGVEVDVSVYSWNDVDREVKDMVADGNAPDMAQIGAYADYAADGLLYSAGELLSISTEADFVSRLASAGEVDSTQYGMPFAASTRLLFYNKTLFAKAGLTPPKTWAELAADAAALKAAGVKYPYALPLGSEEAQAETMQWLLSGGGGYTEDIGTYGIDSAANVDTLTWLRDDLVGKGLTGPVAPGKLNRADAFAAFADGEVGMLNGHPTLMKTAAAKGVKFGMVPMPGVDGPTKYSMGVADWMTAFKQNGHAEQIGDFLDFVYDEKNVLAFSREYDLLPVTLSASEVMSTAKEDKHLEPFLAELPGSELYPVGKTSWADVSAAVKQRIGEAVTAGGSPSEVLAGIQSKAQMAESAE
- a CDS encoding DUF3263 domain-containing protein, which codes for MNDLAPREQAILALERRGFTGPGAKERAIREELGLAPVRYYQLLNALLDDPRALAHDPVTVNRLRRVRDARRSER
- a CDS encoding 1-phosphofructokinase family hexose kinase codes for the protein MILTVTLNTALDITYRVRALRPHASHRVSEVTERPGGKGLNVARVLAALGHEVTVTGFTGGATGRVIQDQLTSAPGVTDALLPVSGATRRTIAVVDERTGDTTQLNEPGPVVTPPEWSAFQEAYEDLLASADAVALCGSLPPGVPVGAYAGLVRTARAAGVPVLLDTSGEPLRRGVAARPDLIKPNADELAELTGSHEPQRATQDARRRGARAVVASLGTDGLLAAAPEGRWRATAPARLHGNPTGAGDSAVAGLLSGLVEHLPWPDRLARAVALSAATVAAPVAGEFDQGVYEELLGRITVTGGVNAA
- the nagA gene encoding N-acetylglucosamine-6-phosphate deacetylase, whose amino-acid sequence is MATPQGARGTARPATTHPHPASNSAPLILSGATVVLPTGTVQSGRVIINGTHIAGSAPENAQVTDVSGHWLIPGFVDIHNHGGGGASFTSGTTEDVLHGIHTHRVHGTTTLVASTVTGDMDFLAQRAGLLSELAEQGDIAGIHFEGPFISPCRKGAHSEELLRDPDPAEVRKLIDAARGQARMVTLATELPGGIDSVRLLAEHGVIAAIGHTDATYEQTVEAIDAGATVATHLFNAMPALGHRAPGPIAALLEDERITVELINDGTHLHPAALQLAFHHKGADRVAFITDAMDAAGFGDGRYMLGPLEVEVSEGVARLVEGGSIAGSTLTLDRAFKRAVTIDRLPVEDAVAALSANPARLLGMADRVGSLEPGRYADLVLLDADFELKGVMRRGEWVVDPQLG